The following DNA comes from Castanea sativa cultivar Marrone di Chiusa Pesio chromosome 10, ASM4071231v1.
TAAAAAAGAATGGTGGTGAAACTGCAGAAGTGAGGAAAGATGAAAGCTCAGACACCCAACCGTTTAATATTGACATGGCAGCAAAGAATAAGCAGAATGATGAGGGACAAAGTGTGGATCTTGTTTATAATGGGAAGCAGTCAGAAGCAGAAAATGAGCTGGAAGATAATTCTGAAGCGGAACAGGAAGGTGAAAATGTGGTCAGTGACAAACTAGATGGAGGGGAAGGAGTTGAAACTCAGGAAGTGTACCATAACCCTGGGTTAGCTCAAAATGAATCAGATGATGTGGCAAAGCCATTGGATAATGGTGTTAATGAAGCACCTCAATCTATGGAATCAAGTTCCATTTTGACCCGAGAAATAAAGCTAGAAGCTGAAGATGAGGAAAAGCAGTATTCAGATGTGGAAGACCAGATCGAAGGTGAAGTTACCGATGGGGAGACTGATGGTATGATCTTTGGAAGTTCTGAAGCTGCCAAACAGTTCTTGGAGGAGTTGGAACGAGGTTCAGGTGCTGTTTCTCACTTCGGTGCAGAGAGTTCTCGTGATCAATCTCAGAGAATTGATGGTCAAATTGTCACAGACTCTGATGAAGAGGTGGACACCGATGAGGAGGGGGATGGGAAGGAGTTATTTGATTCTGCTGCATTAGCTGCTCTATTGAAAGCTGCAGCGGGTGGTGACTCAGATGGTGGTAGTATCACGATAACTTCTCAAGATGGATCCAGGCTTTTTTCAGTTGAGCGTCCTGCTGGTTTGGGATCCTCTATCAGGTCTGTGAAACCTACTCCTCGACAAAACCGTCCTAACCTTTTTACTCCTTCTGATCTCACAACGGGGGCGGACTCTGAGAATAACTTGAGTgatgaggagaaaaagaaactgGAGAAGATACAGCAGTTAAGGGTAAAATTCTTGAGGCTTGTTCAGAGACTAAGTGTTTCTCCAGAAGAGTCAGTAGCAGCACAGGTTCTGTACAGGATGGCACTTCTTGCAGGGAGGCAAACTGGTCAACTTTTTAGCCTTGAAACGGCAAAAAGGACAGCACACCTGCTTGAAGCTGAGGGGAAAGATGATCTGGACTTTTCCTTGAACATACTGGTTCTTGGGAAATCTGGTGTGGGCAAGAGTGCTACCATAAATTCTATTTTTGGTGAAGAGAAGACCCTGATTGATGCGTTTGGACCTGCCACGACTACTGTGAAAGAAATTGTTGGGATGGTGGATGGAGTTACAATAAGGGTTTTTGATACCCCTGGTCTGAAGTCTTCTGCATTGGAACAAGGTATCAATCGCAGAATCTTATCTTCAGTGAAGAAGTTAACAAAAAAATGCCCCCCAGATATTGTCCTCTATGTGGATCGGTTGGATGCTCAAACTCGGGATCTTAATGATCTGCCGTTATTAAGATCAATCAGTAGTTCTCTTGGCTCTTCAATCTGGAGAAGTGCCATAATCACTCTAACTCATGCTGCCTCTGCTCCTCCAGATGGACCATCAGGTTCCCCTCTGCGTTATGATGCATTTGTTGCCCAACGATCTCATGTTGTTCAGCAAACCATTGGACAAGCTGTTGGTGATCTGCGTCTAATGAATCCCAGTTTAATGATGACTCCCGTCTCTCTTGTTGAGAACCATCCCTCCTGTCGAAAGAATAGAGAAGGTCAAAAGGTACTCCCTAATGGTTTAACTTGGAGACCCCAGTTGTTGCTCCTATGCTACTCCATGAGGATCCTTTCTGAAGTGAGTAATCTGTCAAAACCTCAAGATTTGTTTGACCACCGAAGGCTCTTTGGTTTACGTACCCGTTCGCCCCCACTTCCATACCTTTTGTCATGGTTGTTACAGTCTCGTACACACCCAAAACTGCCTGCTGATAATGGTGGTGACAATGGTGATTCTGATATTGACGTGGATGACTTATCCGATTCTGATCAAGAGGAAGAGGAGGATGAGTATGACCAACTACCACCCTTCAAGCCTCTCAGGAAATCTCAAATTGCTAAGCTCAGCAAAGAGCAGAAAAAGGCATATTTTGAGGAGTATGAGTATCGGGTGAAGCTCCTCCAGAAGAAGCAGTGGAGAGAGGAGTTGAAAAGGATGAGAGAGATCAAGAAGAAAGGTAAAGTTAATGCAGAAGATTATAGTTACATAGGGGAAGATGACCCAGAAAATGGAAGCCCTGCTGCTGTTCCAGTTGCATTACCTGATATGGTTTTGCCACCCACCTTTGATGGTGATAATCCAGCTTACAGATACCGGTTCTTGGAGCCAACTTCTCAATTTGTGACCAGACCTGTATTAGACACCCATGGTTGGGACCATGATTATGGATATGATGGTGTCAATCTTGAACACAGTCTAGCCATTGCTAGTCGGTTTCCAGGTGCTGTTGCTGTCCAAATAACAAAGGATAAGAAGGAGTTCAATATCCATTTGGATTCTGCAATTTCTGCTAAGCATGGGGAGAATGGATCGAGCATGGCAGGCTTTGATATCCAAAATATTGGAAAGCAACTTGCATACATTGTTAGAGGGGagacaaaattcaaaaatttcaaaaagaacaAGACGACTGCTGGGGTATCTGTGACATTTTTAGGTGAAAATGTTTCCACTGGAATTAAAGTTGAGGATCAGATTGCACTTGGAAAGCGCCTGGTATTGGTAGGCAGCACTGGAACTGTTCGATCTCAGGGTGATTCAGCATATGGAGCAAATTTGGAAGTGCGTCTCAGGGAAGCAGATTTTCCAATTGGCCAGGATCAATCTTCATTGGGTCTATCTCTTGTAAAGTGGAGGGGTGACCTGGCACTAGGGGCCAATTTTCAGTCCCAGATTTCAATTGGAAGGAATTACAAGGTAGCTGTTCGTGCAGGACTGAACAACAAGCTCAGTGGACAGATATCTGTTAGAACAAGCAGCTCAGAGCAACTTCAGCTTGCACTGGTGGCTATTCTTCCTATCGTTAGGTCTATCTATAAGACCATCTGGCCTGGGGCAAGTGAGAATTACTCCATCTACTagttatttgcatttttttgtcACCCCGAAGTTGGTATAGATTAAGCATAATCTGCTTATTGTCTTAATCACTTTCCTGAATAATGCTTATTTTATTCACTCCAGAATCTCTATTTATCAGATACATTTTTCATTGCATAATTGATTGTATTGAATATGAGATGGAACCAAGAGGGAATCTAATATATCATTGTTTATTAgctttattaatttactatGTATGATGTTGATACCATGTTCTCTTATTTGCTTATATGTAAAAGTTATCCACTTGCTAGCATTCAAGTCCTTTATAGCTAGGTAGAGAATAAGTAGGCCGAAGGTTCTTTGTCACATTCTGTCCCCCTTGATAAGCTGTAATGGGGTGTAGCTTGTTGAGACAACATATCTGAATATTCATGACTTGTattgtttattcattttgatattttctgTGAATCAACCCATTAAAGTaactcttctttttccttttttattttttctttaaaattaaaaattaaaaccatatcttcatgggtttttctttttgtggactTTGAAACACAACTTGGAACAGACCTGGATCAGTGGATCCATGGACtgataatttgtttttggaagacCGATGGTCACTACAGCTGCCTATCCTGCCCTAGGGTAGTTCCTCtagttgctctctctctctctctctctctctctctctccaacccaCGTGCACGAGACACTTGTGTGTGCAGGCTCACAGACATACACCATACAACTAGAGTTTTTCATCAATTTGTTATATCATTTGTCCTTTAgcgttcttctttttcttgagaTTGCAAGCACCAATTGAAGAGCACAATATATCACTTACACTATGATTGTTTCCCCCATTaagattaaattaaataaatcaacacattattttttgataacCTGTTCTTGTTTGTGGTATCGTCCAACTGGAAGTGTTCAGTATATGAATCTATTTTTTAGGTGAATGAACAAATTTATTATCACAgacagaaaattttgaatgcAAAAGGTTCAAATAATCCAAATACACTAAGCTTCAACCAAGCCAGCTCAAAAACTCATTCCCAACTAAATATCTGGGAGTCAACTtcctaagctacaaaagataggACTAGTGAATGCTAATTAGaacagaagaagaaatattaaCAGACAGCAAATAGGTCTAACAATAAAGAATTACAGAATCTTCCTTTACACTCCAGCCTTTTCTTGATCTGCCATCTAATCACCTTCATAATACCATACTCAGAACAAACTCTGCCTCGATGAATTTTCCATTCCTCTGTTGCCAATCATGGTAATAACAGACCAAGGATCCATTCTGAAGATTACTGATCTTAAACTTAGGCATTTTAACTCATTCCCTCCCAAGCCATGATCTCATCCCATTGAATCCTCTGGTGACAGACTAAACACCAATTCATAATACTTTCCCAGGTCCTTCTTGAGAAAGGAAGCACGGTACTTGTTACATGAACTCTGTCTCGGCTAATAGCAAGGGTGTCTGCGTTTGTCTATTCAAATTGGCTCTACTTGTGTTTGTATGAAAGATTAACAATTGCCACCCTCATCCTTTTTCTCTTGTCTGAGACTTTTGAACGccattttttgagaaataagaTGTGTATATAATCTCCACAGTGATTTCACCAAGATCATGCCACTGTAATAATGAAATCCTCCATGATATTGCCTCAAAATCTTGCCCTCTGTATTCTCACTTTCCCTGAATTTCATTTCCCCGAAAGCAAAAGAAGATAAAGTTTCTTTCATTCCCCAAGAAGATAAGCAGAACAGCAGCTGAACACCCAATGAATTACAACATCACAAGGGCGACCCAACAAAATTTACACAGAATAGGTGTAAGAGTCTTCCTTGTGGCTAGGAGATGCTATATGCTTTGATAAAGATGGAGCATAGAGCTATTGCAATCTAAGGGAAGTAAAGCAGTATGGCTGGAGAAATACCTGAAAACTGAAACTGACTCCAGAAAAATGATGGTCGTCACTTGCCCAACAATGGTTAAGATGAACTTTGATGCTATTGTGAAGGGACATAGATACATGTTGGGTGTAGTTTGCAGGAATGAAGCTGGTTCCTATTTaattactctttctttttccccccTCCCTGATTTAGCCTTAGGAACTAGCAAATATATTCACCAAACCAAAAGTACAACCGCATACaacaaaataactaaagttGCAACTTGCAACACAAACAAGCAGCAAAAATGCAACTAACAGCAAACAATAGCTCACTTTATCAACAATCAAAAACAGTATGAGTCTTACCAAAGCTACATAAATTgctattttgaataaaatttcttatgttTTTACACAGATTATATCTGCAGGATAACTTGAATAATTTTAGCTTCAGCTTCAGCTGCAGTTAAATTCTTTCCATCATAAAGTCTAGCATTTGAATCAATCCAAATGTTATAATTTACCCTTGCAATGCTACCTCACACGAGTCATAAGCCATGACATGCTGAAATCCTTTCCCCTTTACCTTTTTGACTCGCCATTCAAACTTTTCATGTCAATATCCTACTTACCAATTGATCAAACATTCCTGAGGATCACTATGTAGATTGTAGATCCTGTTAAATGACCCCAAAGGTACAAAACATATCCCTGCATACCCTCAATCTGCCAATCTTTGGTAGTAAGCTTGTTTTTCTTCACTACCAACCAGCTCGCAAAAGCATTTTAAGGCAATACTTTAGGAAACCAAACAAGCTTTACACACCAATTAACTCCTGATATCCCTTATCATCCTTCGACTCCAAGTCCTCACAATTAAACTGCTTTACTAGCAGCCCTCCATTCCACACGATCTTCACCACTAATGACAATGAGAACATCAGCCAGCTTTCCTTAAATCATAACTAGAGGCCATCTAACCTAGCCGGACGCCAATTTTATTGGTCATTTAAAATTGCACTCAACAACTTTGCTGAAGTGACAGTTGCAGTATTATGCGCTACTCTAAAGTCCCATATTTCTGAATATCTGGGTGCCAATCATCATGCCGCAAAAAGAAACCTCCGCTCATTTCCCACTTTATGCTTTAGTAAGGGCAAAGCTTCACTTCTAAGCCGCAAAATCATCCAATAGCTCCAAGAACAGTCTCAATTTGTTCACTTTATCTTTGTACAGCTGTGCTTCAAATAATTCTTTAATGCTACAGTTAGTTTAGAAGAACGCTACAAGTCATTTAACCAGCTAAAGTAGAAGTCGTTTGGTTCAATTAGGCTAGTAATttgtacacacacacagatGGCTAATCATATGCACAAAAcgcaattttttgttttttgtttttttttttcggttgaAAGGatatttcattaaacaaaacTAACCGGCTTCTATAACAGAGGAAACAAACCAGTCATACATAGTTCCAGCCGCATCAAGGCTGAGGAGGAGAGCAACATCAAAAGGGGGTtcaagaaaaatggaaaaattctgTCT
Coding sequences within:
- the LOC142612591 gene encoding translocase of chloroplast 159, chloroplastic, whose product is MDSKASAPETTSPFSNSTSGSYFSSPTSYSDGSGFDNSMNNYGLEAESDKNSSVGGVNGSNVGSENEGFGSVEDGFESASGDPDGGTVEKAIGRGDNDVPFVGYSEFSMFDKVSVASVAKASTEDDDDDENGVVGSEKVGVLGGEGVGDKGLEIGGVEGYVENLGVGGGVLEEKELVVQKGWSENGNSGELGIGSGVGDAHKGSVEVFVGGGEDKVFENKKLDEGLSYVVEGGLKTDEEVEGNELKGQEAVEKLKSEGFDEKESVVVTDTEEAAVAVEDSKILEGGVVEPVDEKLVGVDGVKFTSGGDLVVEAVNVNLLESEADVAGDVEEIKFADIVGMGVPVDGGVSLNNGFDQIRDDAEELVDSKSVVMDAESDQNVEPLKKNGGETAEVRKDESSDTQPFNIDMAAKNKQNDEGQSVDLVYNGKQSEAENELEDNSEAEQEGENVVSDKLDGGEGVETQEVYHNPGLAQNESDDVAKPLDNGVNEAPQSMESSSILTREIKLEAEDEEKQYSDVEDQIEGEVTDGETDGMIFGSSEAAKQFLEELERGSGAVSHFGAESSRDQSQRIDGQIVTDSDEEVDTDEEGDGKELFDSAALAALLKAAAGGDSDGGSITITSQDGSRLFSVERPAGLGSSIRSVKPTPRQNRPNLFTPSDLTTGADSENNLSDEEKKKLEKIQQLRVKFLRLVQRLSVSPEESVAAQVLYRMALLAGRQTGQLFSLETAKRTAHLLEAEGKDDLDFSLNILVLGKSGVGKSATINSIFGEEKTLIDAFGPATTTVKEIVGMVDGVTIRVFDTPGLKSSALEQGINRRILSSVKKLTKKCPPDIVLYVDRLDAQTRDLNDLPLLRSISSSLGSSIWRSAIITLTHAASAPPDGPSGSPLRYDAFVAQRSHVVQQTIGQAVGDLRLMNPSLMMTPVSLVENHPSCRKNREGQKVLPNGLTWRPQLLLLCYSMRILSEVSNLSKPQDLFDHRRLFGLRTRSPPLPYLLSWLLQSRTHPKLPADNGGDNGDSDIDVDDLSDSDQEEEEDEYDQLPPFKPLRKSQIAKLSKEQKKAYFEEYEYRVKLLQKKQWREELKRMREIKKKGKVNAEDYSYIGEDDPENGSPAAVPVALPDMVLPPTFDGDNPAYRYRFLEPTSQFVTRPVLDTHGWDHDYGYDGVNLEHSLAIASRFPGAVAVQITKDKKEFNIHLDSAISAKHGENGSSMAGFDIQNIGKQLAYIVRGETKFKNFKKNKTTAGVSVTFLGENVSTGIKVEDQIALGKRLVLVGSTGTVRSQGDSAYGANLEVRLREADFPIGQDQSSLGLSLVKWRGDLALGANFQSQISIGRNYKVAVRAGLNNKLSGQISVRTSSSEQLQLALVAILPIVRSIYKTIWPGASENYSIY